In the Silene latifolia isolate original U9 population chromosome 1, ASM4854445v1, whole genome shotgun sequence genome, CAAAGGGAATGGacaaattatattccctttcttgtaaccaaacgccccctaagatTGTTATAAAGGATAGCAAAGTGTTAACAACGTTTTAGTGGAGAATAGGTTGGGATAAAATTGCGCATTTCTTTTTCCTTTGTATATCAAGACGTTGATCTGCCATAGGTTACGAGCATGGAAAATCATTGTGAAGAATTAACTTTGTTCTCAAAGAACTCCGCGGGAATGTTTTTATGTTTTTGGGAACTATGGGAGTCTTGGTAGTGTATACTGTATACCTTCTTTTAGCTTAATAGATTATACTATGTTAGAGATGCCTCTTTCTTTGTTTATTGGAATCTTTGAAAACTATGGCGATACTTAACTTTATTGATCGCTACGGAGTATATGCTTCTCAATGCAGAGAGCTAATGAACCCTACGAATTACAATGCTTGTTGATTTTTGTTAGGTCAGTATAGTCAAACCATTCTTTATGGGAATTACATTATGTTTACGGCTGCTTTTCTTTCATTACCCAGTGTAGATAGTAGAGCATGGCATTCACATGCCCAAGTTGACGAATATGCATTCCTTATACCATCATTGCAGAGTACTAGTGGAACTTTGATGCTTATTTTTCATTTTGTTCTTTTGAGGGTGTTGGCAACCTACTATACATATATATGTTCCTTTTTTTTTCCTGATTTTTCCCACAGCCACTACTTATTAGCTTTGTTGAAGATTCTTTGTGGCATAAATTCCATTTTCTTTTGAGCATTTCTTTCATGGACTTTTAGGTGTGACATTCATTTGTGAGAATATTTGGACTAATGTGAAAATGCTAGAATTTTAGCCGACTTTTTTAGTGTGAATGGAACTAAGAAAACTGAAAATGTCTTTAAGTTTAGGTAGATATAAAAAAGATAGGATCTTTATCAATAATATGGTATTTGGCTGCCAACTTTCATGTGATGTTCTCGTAATGTTTAGAGTTGCCAAACCAATGAATAGTTATATTTCTAGTGTGATTCTATTAATGTTCGGATAAGTCAGCTGTCTAATACTTTTTATTCAGCCATGTTTTCGGACAGTATCTTTTGAACCTggcaaattgtcaatttgtcatgcaCCTTCAGTATCGATAGTTAAGTTATGTACCTTCAGTACACTCTTGAACCTGGCAAATTGTTATGTTTCTTCTATATCTGAAGAGTGACGATTTCCTTTTCACTTGTTAACATTTCCATTTGGTATTCCAAAACATCGCGACTTTCTGGATGTGGTCAATAGTTAACGATATTACTTAACACAAGATCTGATATGTAACAGATAATTTTATCTCAAGAGAAGAACATTCAGAAACTGAATGAGCTTGTAAGGAGTCTGCGGGAACAGCTTTCTGAGTGCCGAAGTAATAATGGAAGTACAAACAGTAGTTTGAACAATTTGACAGAAACTATCTTAGAACTCGAGCGACAACAGTTCTTGGAAGATTAAATGTAAGTGCATCTCATCACTTCGTATGTGGACAGACCGTACTCCAACTGAAC is a window encoding:
- the LOC141614649 gene encoding uncharacterized protein LOC141614649, with protein sequence MSRPMLLVFLLLVMIITSQFEWRQQIVTDVDANHSLSQKQLRVSKREEAVKEKIILSQEKNIQKLNELVRSLREQLSECRSNNGSTNSSLNNLTETILELERQQFLED